A DNA window from Gigantopelta aegis isolate Gae_Host chromosome 4, Gae_host_genome, whole genome shotgun sequence contains the following coding sequences:
- the LOC121371041 gene encoding origin recognition complex subunit 3-like, whose translation MDTAESVSRGCFAYKGKKKVARKEDYFPKKDGAGKVRLLACQNMWDRIDTKINDLQSCMNSKIFDELLKFAQSSHGSHKTVVGTSAIHEIPTAALITGVNTPDHAVMFTNLVLLLKEKVTPLVSTLRSKDCPNLKSAITKMISHFTSNPNLMLDEDDAEIVPRKRNYPTTMTSLVTWYKKKCIMKVNEVSPKKRKVKTGEAAADVTSQPPLVVVLEDMESFAPQMLQDFIVICSNYLHDLPFVLVFGIATAVTVVHRLLPNAVSSLLCMEKFQAPPSTDYLTLVINKVLMTPDYPFKLGAKVFQLLLDVFLYHDFSVVNFVKSLHFCVLDHYMRDSLSQLCRPETDLHDTVSQLTHAQLERLRQTPSLMTYVESCPANKIGKLLEDDKYLKKEAVDLFSKLHKYHRIFFPMLRCLHVLVANLPKHPLGKQLRELYAVALESDVADSEGYRESVELLGFMSQDELSRMLAQCIEILQDSSEPSLENVKKCLLDLKNKLENLDELEDPQDESQITDELIPKKTDLHNLRKSLQQMKKNKKQTPYERVRSDILQCFTEVFREHLKCPKSQTFYEIFYYNSVSTVKQHIYASPRSAIQTALGNPCHYLQCKCCEGSTLSSTMPDICVAYKLHLECGQLVNLYDWLNAFTSVVTSDKENQTEDPNSSSILQARFIRAVSELQFLGFIKPTKRKTDHVARLTWGCV comes from the exons GGTTGCTTTGCCtataaaggaaagaaaaaagtggCCAGAAAAG aggACTACTTCCCGAAAAAGGATGGAGCTGGAAAAGTTCGATTGTTGGCATGTCAGAACATGTGGGACCGCATcgacacaaaaataaat GATCTCCAGTCCTGCATGAACAGTAAGATATTTGATGAACTTCTCAAGTTCGCTCAATCCAGCCACGGTAGTCATAAAACAGTTGTCGGAACCTCAGCAATTCATGAGATTCCAACTGCTGCGCTGATCACAG GTGTTAACACCCCAGATCATGCTGTGATGTTCACCAACCTTGTTCTTCTTCTGAAAGAGAAAGTTACTCCCCTTGTTTCAACTCTCCGGTCCAAGGACTGTCCAAACCTGAAGAGTGCCATAACAAAAATGATTTCTCATTTCACATCAAATCCTAATCTG ATGTTAGATGAAGATGATGCAGAAATTGTACCAAGGAAAAGAAATTACCCCACTACAATGACATCACTTGTAACCTGGTACAAGAAAAAGTGTATTATGAAG gtTAATGAAGTATCGCCCAAAAAGAGGAAAGTGAAGACTGGAGAAGCAGCCGCTGATGTGACCTCTCAGCCCCCTCTCGTTGTTGTGCTGGAAGACATGGAGAGCTTTGCTCCTCAAATGCTGCAGGACTTCATTGTCATATGCAG CAACTACTTGCATGATCTACCATTTGTGCTGGTATTTGGGATTGCTACAGCAGTCACTGTTGTTCATCGCCTGTTGCCAAATGCTGTGTCTTCCCTGCTGTGTATGGAGAAATTCCAGGCTCCTCCCTCCACTGACTACCTCACTCTGGTCATCAACAAG GTTTTGATGACACCCGACTATCCATTCAAGCTTGGTGCTAAAGTGTTCCAGTTACTTCTTGATGTTTTCCTTTATCATGATTTCTCAGTGGTGAATTTTGTCAAAAGTCTGCAT TTCTGCGTACTGGATCACTACATGAGAGACTCACTGAGTCAACTGTGTCGTCCTGAGACTGACCTCCACGACACCGTGTCACAGCTCACTCACGCCCAGCTAGAGAGACTCAGACAGACGCCGTCCTTGATGAC GTATGTCGAGTCCTGTCCTGCAAACAAAATTGGAAAGCTTCTTGAAGATGACAAATATTTAAAG AAAGAAGCTGTTGACCTGTTTAGCAAGCttcacaaatatcacagaatctTCTTCCCCATGTTACGCTGTCTACATGTCCTGGTTGCCAACCTGCCCAAGCACCCACTTGGAAAACAG TTACGTGAGCTGTATGCAGTGGCTCTGGAGTCTGATGTAGCTGACAGTGAGGGATATAGAGAATCTGTGGAGCTCCTTGG ATTTATGTCACAGGATGAGCTATCTAGAATGTTAGCTCAGTGTATTGAAATCTTACAGGACTCCTCGGAGCCATCACTTGAAAATGTTAAGAAATGTCTGCTTGATCTTAAGAACAAGCTGGAAAATCTAGATG AACTGGAAGATCCACAAGATGAAAGTCAAATTACAGATGAACTGATTCCAAAGAAGACAGATTTGCACAATCTGAGAAAG tcgCTTCAACAAATGAAGAAGAACAAGAAACAGACTCCATATGAACGAGTGAGAAGTGATATTCTTCAGTGTTTTACCGAGGTGTTCAG AGAGCATTTAAAGTGTCCAAAaagtcaaacattttatgaGATTTTTTACTACAACTCTGTCTCAACGGTCAAACAACACATCTATGCGTCTCCGAGGTCGGCAATCCAGACTGCACTCGGTAATCCGTGCCACTATCTTCAG TGTAAATGTTGTGAGGGGTCTACATTATCCTCCACGATGCCCGACATCTGTGTTGCATACAAGCTGCACCTGGAGTGTGGTCAACTCGTTAATCTCTATGACTGGCTAAAT GCTTTTACATCGGTGGTCACATCAGACAAAGAAAATCAGACGGAAGATCCCAATTCTAGCAGTATATTACA AGCCCGATTTATTCGAGCTGTGTCAGAGTTACAGTTCCTTGGTTTCATCAAGCCCACGAAGAGGAAAACTGACCATGTTGCCAGGCTGACCTGGGGATGTGTCTGA